Below is a window of Pseudomonas sp. B21-040 DNA.
ACTTTCCGGCAGGCGCATGCCTCGCTCATGCAGGAACTTGTTGGTGGGTGCAATTTTGCCGCGTGCAATGCCGGTCAAGTCGCTGACCACACATTCGACTTCGGTAATCTTGTGATCTTTCAGCCAAGTGAACAGCTGATCGAAAGGGGCATTCATAAAGACCTCATTATTGGTTTTATTAACGTCGGGGAGAGCGGTTTCATCCACCGGACTCTTCCCCTGTGACGCGTTGACGACTATCTTGGGCGAGCCTTGCAGTTCCATCTATCCACTTTAAGCAGCACCAAAACGCACCAAACGAGTGCGTAAGGTCACCCATGTCAGCGTCCAGTCCGATACAGGTTCAAGCGTTCAACACCGAAGATGTCGCCGAGCAAATCCGCGCTACACCGGGTTGGGTCCAGCACTATCAGCAGATGTCCCCCGGGCATTTCGCCGGGCGAGTGCGCTATCTCGACTTGCACGGGGTGGAGATTTACGAAGAGCAGATGAACACCCGGGTCGAGCAGAATTTCAGCGCGCCCGAAGGTTCACTGGCGTTCTGTTTCGATCGCAGTGACAACGCGCTGTACGTGCTCAATGGCGAAAGCCGCAACATCTGGATCACCCCGGAGAACTACCAGGAAATCGCCGTGGTGTTCGGTCCCGACTTCGTTCAGCGACACGGTTTGAACGTGGCGCGGCTGGAAGGGTTGTTCATGTCGCCGCTGAACTCGGGACAGAACGCGTTGTTCAGCCGCTGGTTGAGCGGCACGCTGACCCGACTGGCAGAAACCCTCGACCCGCCGAGCAAGGAAGCCCTGACGCAGCAGTTGCTGGAGGACTGTTTGTACATCCTCGACAACGCCTGTGTTTGTCTTGACCGGGGTGGCTTGCAGCGTCGCACCGAAGAACGCACGATCATGAAACGCATCGGCGAGTGGGCGGCCGATACCCCGGAAGAAACCCTCAACCTGCTCGAGCTATCCCAGGTCGCCGGGGTTCCGTTGCGCCAATTGCAACATGCCTTCAAGGCCTTCACCGGGATGACGCCGACCCACTGGTTGCGCCTGCGCCGGCTCAACAGCGCACACCGTGAATTGCTGGTCAGCACACCCAACGACACCACCGTCGCCGAAGTCGCGATGAATTGGTCGTTCTGGCATCTGGGGCGTTTTTCCAGCAGTTACCGGGCGCTGTTCAAAGAGCTTCCGAGCGAAACACTCAAGCGCGGCAGCCAGCGCTGATCAAGCCGGGGACGACGGTTTGGCCAGTTCAATGCCCGCCGCACCCAAACGTTTCAGAATCTCGAACAGCAAGTCGCTTTTGGTGATGCCGACAATTCTCGGGCTGGCGACGTAACCGGTCACGGTCAAGGTGATGCCGTCGGGCGACAGTTTGCTGAATCGCACATAGACCGCCGGTTTTTCGAGGATGGTTTCGTTCTCGCGATAACAGTCGTACAGCAGGTTTTGTACCTGCTCCGGGTCGATATCCAGCGGGAACATCAACTCGAGGCTCGCCACCCCTTGCGCACTGCCGCCCAGGGTGACGTTGCGCAGGTTTTGCGAGATCAATTGGGAATTGGGCACGATGACAATCGAGCGGTCGCTGAGTTGGATTTCGGTGGCCCTGACGTTGATTCGGCGGATGTCACCTTCGACGCCGCTGATGCTGATCAGATCGCCGACCTTGACCGGACGCTCGGTCAACAGGATCAGGCCGGAGACGAAATTCTTGACGATTTCCTGCAAGCCAAAACCGATCCCCACCGACAGGGCACTGACAATCCAGGCCAGGTTGGTCCACTTGATGCCCAGTGACGACAACGTCAGCAGAATCACCAACGCATAACCGATGTTGGCGAACAGTGTGCTCAACGAGGCGCACATGCCGGGGTCCATGGCGGTTTTGGGCAGGAACTCGTCATCCAGCCAGCGGCGAAAGGCTCGAATCAGGTACACACCGACCATCAGCGCCAGGATTGCATTGAGCAAATGGCCGGGAATGATGTTCAGCTTGCGCAAACCATCGCCGCCAAGAATGGACAGCATTTGGGTCACCAGTTGCTCGAGTGTGGTGCCAACCCCGCCGACAAACAGCGAAATGACCGCCAACAGCAGCAAGCCTGCGCGACCGGCCCCGGACAAGATAATCGACATTTGCTCAAGGCGAACATCGCCAATTCCGAGCAATTGCTTGATCGACTTCCCACTGGGCGTCTTGGGCGAAAACAGGTACTCACAGCTGTCCCTGAGCAACTGAATCAACATGTAAAAGCCTGACAAGATGACGAACCCCCAGACCAGCTCGTAGGTGATGAACCGTGCCAGCGAGACATAGCCGATCAGCAGGGCGAACATCGAAACAACCAACGCAACAATGGTGCAGGTATAAATCAGACCGGCAACGGCGGTGCCCGTTTCAGTGGTGTCTCCTGAGGCCACCGCGAGCCGGCGCGCATGGCTGGCACGACGGAACAAGAGGACAAGAATCAACGTGACCACCAACGCGATCAGGCCCCGCCCAAAGAGTATTGCGGAGGAGCTCATGCCGGTTACGTTGGTGATCTGGGCCGCCGATACCAGTCCGAGCAAGGCTGCGGCCAACACCCTGGGATAGGGTTTGATGGCCTTTGCAACGGAGTCGGAGATAGAGGGCAGTCGCCAGGAGGGATGCTGGTTCGCCAGCAATGCCCGGCTTAAACCAGTGATCAGGACGCAGGTGTAAATGAGCCTTTCGAGCTCCTCGGCAAAGCTCTGGATCATCGGTGACAGTGGCAGTTGTCGCGTGAGCGCATAAAATAACAATTGCACTGCACAGATGGCGGTCAACAATGTCGCCACGACTGAAGCCAGTGCCAGCGTGCTTCGACGCAATCGCCCGGCCGGTATGCGATGGATGCAAATCCAGGTCAGCCCGCGATCAGCCACTTTGCGCCCCCAGGACCAGATGGCCAGGGCGAGCATGATCAGCAGGACAGCCGACAGGCGTTCGCCGGGTTGCCAGGCGGCCGCGAGGGTGTCGCTGACCTGTTGAATGAATCCCCTGAGTCGCAGGCGATCTTCCCTGTTGGGGTGAATCAACGGCTGCCAGAACTCCAGCCCCAGGATGCTGCCGCTGCGAAGGGTGACTTCGCTTTCCAGCAGACTGCGCCGAATGCCGGCAATTTGAGTCATCAGATCGAGGGCGCTGGCTCTGAGTGCTGCCAGGGTTTGCAGGCTGAAATCGACTTTTTTCTTCTGCTCGGTCAGATCGGTTCTTTGCGTGGTGATATCCGATTTCTCTACTGCGACACCGCCGAGCGAGACGGGGCCGCTCAATACATCCAGCTGGGCTTGCAATTGCTTTTGTTCGGGAAGCAGCGCTGATTGCAGCCTGTCCACGTCATTGATAAACAACTGAACGGAATCCTGCAGGCCGAACATCATGATGACGTTATTGGCCAAGGAAACTTGCTGTTTAATCTGGTCCAGGCGCAGTTGCAGGTCTTGCAATGCGGAGGGTGACACCTCTGACGCCGCAGGGTCTGGTGTAATGACTGCAGACGCCGGAGGATCGGTGGCGGACAGCGCGGCGCCACTTTGCAGCAGCAGCGTAAGCGCGACGAAAATCGCTGACATCAATGCATGACGCATAGGCGTGCCCGGCCCCGTTGTGGCTCACTCAACCCTTGAGGTTAGGTCATCAGGCCAAAACGATCGAAAAGTTTCATGTTGGCCGGCCGCAACCGACCTCAATCACCCGCAGGCGGGTGTGATGGCTGATCTACACTTCAAGATGCTCAATAAAGTGCGGGGCCCGTGGTCAACGGTCTGCTCGGTGCCGCACAGGAGGTGATCATGCATACGTTGTCTTCCATCAGCCTGTGTGTCGCATTGTCGGTTTCGTCAGCCCAGGGCTGGGCTGAAACCGTAGTGCCGACCAAAGGCCAGAGTTCGCAACAAACCCAGTTGGACATTAACGAGTGCCATAGCGTGGCTGCCAGTCAGACGGCGTCCACTAGCACGTCCTCTTCCGGTGGCAGGGTCAAAGGGGCGGCAGTGGGGGCCACAGCCGGGGCCGCCGCGGCTGATGTACGTGGACGTCAGCATGATGAGTTTTATGACAACGCCAACAGCGAGGTGAAGCAGGAATATCGCCAAAACCAGGCCAAAGGTGCGGCAGCGGCGGGCGTCGTGGTGGGTGGTTCGCGTCAGCGTCAGGAACGTCGGGAAAATGAGAAAACCAGTGCCTCCACCACCTCGACGGCCTATACCAGTTGCCTGCAAGGCAAGGGCTATCAGGTCAACCCTTGAGCTTGAGCTTGTGTTTGTACTGGACGGTCAAGCAACCGAACCATCAGGTACGCGTACAACGTGACGGCCATGAACAGCCCCATGCGCACGGCGAAGGCGGTGTAGACGTCTTTGCCCAAGGCGCTGTCCTGCACTGACTGGCCCAGCAGGATAATCAACGTGATAAAGGTGTTGAGCCACAATCCCGGGCCAAACCGGCTCGGGCTCAGGGCATACAGCTTGCGCGCCAGTATCAGGCCGAACAGCAGGGTCCACAGGAAGAACATCCACAGGTGCACAAACAGGCTCAGTGCGCACCAAAACAGGATGGCCAACAAACCGCCGAGCAAGGTCGCGCCGACCAGTTCGCGACCGGCATTGCGGGCGCTGGTCGTGTTGCATTGCTGACCCAGGCCGACCGCTTTCAAAATGATCGGCAGGTAGCTCGCCGGGTCGATCATTGCCAGTAGAAATGTTGGCAAGACAATCAAGGTTGCTCGCAACGCAATCCGACTGGCTTCTTCACCTACCGGTGGTGGGGCGGCCGGGGGCGATGGCGCATTGGCAGGTTCGGGGAACATCCAATGACTGATCGCAATCACCATCACCGCCATTAACAAACCCTTGACCAGCGCGCCAATGACCATTGCCGCCGCGTCGAACTCGGCGACGCCTGCCGACGAGATCATGGTCAGGCCCATCACCAGCAACGTCACGATCAGGTTATTGCCGCCACTGAGTCCCCAGCGGAACACCAAAAACAGGCTGACCGCGACCAGCAGTACGCCGCTTAGCGGGTAATAGCGCAGGATCGGGATGAGCAGCAGGCCGATGCCGGTGGTCAGCATCGCGACCAGTGCCAGAACGATCGCGGCCTTGAAGGGTAACGGTCGATTGACCGAGGCCAGGAGCAACAGGCACAGCACAGGCGCAAGAAACGGAATGGGCAACGCCAGGCCGAAACTGACCGCCAGGCACAATGCCGTGCCAGTGGCCAGCCGTAAGGCACGCTGCTCCCGTGGGGTACGCTTAGTAGGCATAAGACAGCCAGCTCATCAGGCGTAAATAGACCCGGCCAAGCGGGTTGAGCAGACTGCCTTCGCTGGTAAAGGCCATGACTTCAGCCTGCCCACCGGCACGAATGCCACCGCTGCCAAGCAGCGCGCTCATAGACTCCTGGGAAAACTCGATAATCACTGGGAACCGTTGTGCGGGGCGTAGCCAGTCCCGG
It encodes the following:
- a CDS encoding helix-turn-helix domain-containing protein; the protein is MSASSPIQVQAFNTEDVAEQIRATPGWVQHYQQMSPGHFAGRVRYLDLHGVEIYEEQMNTRVEQNFSAPEGSLAFCFDRSDNALYVLNGESRNIWITPENYQEIAVVFGPDFVQRHGLNVARLEGLFMSPLNSGQNALFSRWLSGTLTRLAETLDPPSKEALTQQLLEDCLYILDNACVCLDRGGLQRRTEERTIMKRIGEWAADTPEETLNLLELSQVAGVPLRQLQHAFKAFTGMTPTHWLRLRRLNSAHRELLVSTPNDTTVAEVAMNWSFWHLGRFSSSYRALFKELPSETLKRGSQR
- a CDS encoding DUF3772 domain-containing protein, whose translation is MRHALMSAIFVALTLLLQSGAALSATDPPASAVITPDPAASEVSPSALQDLQLRLDQIKQQVSLANNVIMMFGLQDSVQLFINDVDRLQSALLPEQKQLQAQLDVLSGPVSLGGVAVEKSDITTQRTDLTEQKKKVDFSLQTLAALRASALDLMTQIAGIRRSLLESEVTLRSGSILGLEFWQPLIHPNREDRLRLRGFIQQVSDTLAAAWQPGERLSAVLLIMLALAIWSWGRKVADRGLTWICIHRIPAGRLRRSTLALASVVATLLTAICAVQLLFYALTRQLPLSPMIQSFAEELERLIYTCVLITGLSRALLANQHPSWRLPSISDSVAKAIKPYPRVLAAALLGLVSAAQITNVTGMSSSAILFGRGLIALVVTLILVLLFRRASHARRLAVASGDTTETGTAVAGLIYTCTIVALVVSMFALLIGYVSLARFITYELVWGFVILSGFYMLIQLLRDSCEYLFSPKTPSGKSIKQLLGIGDVRLEQMSIILSGAGRAGLLLLAVISLFVGGVGTTLEQLVTQMLSILGGDGLRKLNIIPGHLLNAILALMVGVYLIRAFRRWLDDEFLPKTAMDPGMCASLSTLFANIGYALVILLTLSSLGIKWTNLAWIVSALSVGIGFGLQEIVKNFVSGLILLTERPVKVGDLISISGVEGDIRRINVRATEIQLSDRSIVIVPNSQLISQNLRNVTLGGSAQGVASLELMFPLDIDPEQVQNLLYDCYRENETILEKPAVYVRFSKLSPDGITLTVTGYVASPRIVGITKSDLLFEILKRLGAAGIELAKPSSPA
- a CDS encoding YMGG-like glycine zipper-containing protein — protein: MHTLSSISLCVALSVSSAQGWAETVVPTKGQSSQQTQLDINECHSVAASQTASTSTSSSGGRVKGAAVGATAGAAAADVRGRQHDEFYDNANSEVKQEYRQNQAKGAAAAGVVVGGSRQRQERRENEKTSASTTSTAYTSCLQGKGYQVNP
- a CDS encoding DUF2955 domain-containing protein; translated protein: MPTKRTPREQRALRLATGTALCLAVSFGLALPIPFLAPVLCLLLLASVNRPLPFKAAIVLALVAMLTTGIGLLLIPILRYYPLSGVLLVAVSLFLVFRWGLSGGNNLIVTLLVMGLTMISSAGVAEFDAAAMVIGALVKGLLMAVMVIAISHWMFPEPANAPSPPAAPPPVGEEASRIALRATLIVLPTFLLAMIDPASYLPIILKAVGLGQQCNTTSARNAGRELVGATLLGGLLAILFWCALSLFVHLWMFFLWTLLFGLILARKLYALSPSRFGPGLWLNTFITLIILLGQSVQDSALGKDVYTAFAVRMGLFMAVTLYAYLMVRLLDRPVQTQAQAQGLT